In Georgenia soli, a genomic segment contains:
- a CDS encoding DEAD/DEAH box helicase — MTQTDPVPRPDLVALLRASGARDGRLVHLEELPARQGRTAEWPGWADPDLVAGYRRLGVERPWVHQVTAAEAAWAGRHTVVATGTGSGKSLAAWLPAISAVRAGAADAARPGAGSIAAYDRRPTTLYLSPTKALAADQLTGLHRLLDAAGLRGVRVTTCDGDTPLEERDWARDHADVVLSNPDFLHFSMLPSHRRWQRLLKGLRYVVVDECHAYRGVLGAHVALVLRRLLRLAAHYGATPTVLAASATTAEPALTAARLIGVPESDVVAVTEDSAPAGRRTVALWQPALSPGWGASWPGEGVELGAGGPEDEAFEAGPRRSATAEAADLLADLVSAGARTLVFVRSRYGAEVIAEQARRHLREVDAELAARVAAYRGGYLPEERRELERALRSGELLALATTNALELGVDVAGLDAVVIAGWPGTRVSMWQQAGRAGRAGSDGVAVLVASEDPLDGFVVHHPEAIFGAGVEATTFDPANPYVLAPHLCAAASERQLTEQDLPLFGLPDAALLDELTRRGLLRRRPTGWFWNFSRPERPQDLTDLRGGGHRPVQVVESGTGTVLGTVDGARADATVHPGAVYLHQGRTFVVDALEDDVALVHADQDVGHRTKARSSSSVRVLSVRDQEVWRGRDGTEVAWYFGDVEVTSQVTGYDRRRLPGMDIVGSYPLDMPERVLPTTAVWWTLSADACEAAGVGKDVLPGALHAAEHASIGLLPLLATCDRWDIGGLSTAVHPQTGQPTVFVHDGYPGGAGFAERGYRAALGWVRATRDAISSCGCTDGCPACVQSPKCGNGNSPLDKTGALRVLSLLLRCAPPGRD, encoded by the coding sequence ATGACGCAGACTGATCCCGTGCCCCGCCCGGACCTCGTCGCCCTCCTGCGCGCCAGCGGCGCGCGCGACGGGCGCCTCGTCCACCTCGAGGAGCTGCCCGCCCGCCAGGGGCGGACCGCCGAGTGGCCGGGCTGGGCGGACCCCGACCTCGTCGCCGGCTACCGGCGCCTGGGCGTGGAACGACCATGGGTGCACCAGGTCACCGCGGCCGAGGCCGCCTGGGCGGGGCGGCACACGGTCGTCGCCACCGGCACCGGGTCCGGCAAGTCCCTCGCCGCCTGGCTGCCCGCGATCTCCGCGGTCCGCGCCGGTGCCGCAGACGCCGCCCGCCCCGGCGCGGGCAGCATCGCCGCCTACGACCGCCGCCCCACCACGCTGTACCTCTCCCCCACGAAGGCCCTTGCCGCGGACCAGCTGACCGGGCTGCACCGTCTTCTCGACGCCGCGGGGCTGCGCGGGGTGCGCGTGACCACCTGCGACGGCGACACCCCGCTGGAGGAGCGGGACTGGGCCCGGGACCACGCGGACGTCGTGCTGTCCAACCCCGACTTCCTGCACTTCTCGATGCTGCCCTCGCACCGGCGCTGGCAGCGTCTGCTCAAGGGGCTGCGCTACGTCGTCGTGGACGAGTGCCACGCCTACCGCGGCGTCCTCGGCGCCCACGTCGCCCTGGTGCTGCGCCGCCTGCTGCGCCTCGCGGCCCACTACGGGGCCACCCCGACGGTGCTCGCCGCCTCGGCCACGACGGCGGAGCCTGCGCTGACCGCAGCCAGGCTGATCGGGGTCCCGGAGTCCGACGTGGTCGCCGTCACGGAGGACTCCGCGCCGGCCGGACGGCGCACCGTCGCCCTGTGGCAGCCCGCCCTGTCGCCCGGGTGGGGTGCCTCGTGGCCCGGCGAGGGGGTGGAGCTGGGCGCGGGCGGCCCCGAGGACGAGGCGTTCGAGGCCGGGCCGCGGCGCAGCGCCACCGCCGAGGCCGCCGACCTGCTCGCCGACCTCGTCAGCGCCGGCGCCCGCACGCTGGTCTTCGTCCGCTCGCGCTACGGGGCCGAGGTCATCGCCGAGCAGGCCCGCCGCCATCTGCGGGAGGTCGACGCGGAGCTCGCCGCCCGCGTCGCCGCCTACCGGGGCGGCTACCTCCCGGAGGAGCGACGGGAGCTGGAGCGGGCCCTCCGCTCCGGCGAGCTCCTCGCCCTGGCCACGACCAACGCGCTCGAGCTCGGGGTCGACGTCGCCGGCCTGGACGCCGTCGTCATCGCCGGCTGGCCCGGCACCCGCGTGTCCATGTGGCAGCAGGCCGGGCGGGCGGGCCGCGCCGGCTCGGACGGCGTGGCGGTGCTGGTGGCCAGCGAGGACCCGCTCGACGGGTTCGTCGTGCACCACCCGGAGGCCATCTTCGGCGCCGGCGTCGAGGCGACGACGTTCGACCCCGCCAACCCCTACGTCCTCGCGCCGCACCTGTGCGCGGCGGCGTCCGAGCGTCAGCTGACCGAGCAGGACCTGCCCCTCTTCGGGCTCCCGGACGCCGCACTGCTCGACGAGCTGACCCGGCGGGGCCTGCTGCGGCGCCGCCCGACGGGCTGGTTCTGGAACTTCTCCCGCCCCGAGCGCCCGCAGGACCTCACGGACCTGCGGGGCGGCGGGCACCGTCCGGTGCAGGTGGTCGAGAGCGGGACGGGCACCGTGCTGGGGACGGTCGACGGCGCCCGCGCCGACGCCACCGTCCACCCCGGTGCCGTGTACCTGCACCAGGGGCGCACGTTCGTCGTCGACGCGCTCGAGGACGACGTCGCCCTGGTCCACGCCGACCAGGACGTCGGGCACCGGACCAAGGCCCGGTCGTCGTCGTCCGTCCGGGTGCTGTCCGTGCGCGACCAGGAGGTGTGGCGCGGCCGCGACGGCACCGAGGTGGCCTGGTACTTCGGCGACGTGGAGGTCACCAGCCAGGTGACCGGGTACGACAGGCGGCGCCTGCCCGGCATGGACATCGTCGGGTCCTACCCGCTGGACATGCCCGAACGGGTGCTCCCGACGACCGCCGTGTGGTGGACGCTGTCGGCCGACGCGTGCGAGGCGGCCGGCGTCGGCAAGGACGTCCTGCCCGGCGCGCTGCACGCCGCGGAGCACGCCTCCATCGGGCTGCTGCCGCTCCTCGCGACGTGCGACCGGTGGGACATCGGCGGCCTCTCGACGGCGGTGCACCCGCAGACGGGTCAGCCCACGGTGTTCGTCCACGACGGCTACCCCGGCGGCGCCGGCTTCGCCGAGCGCGGCTACCGGGCGGCGCTGGGGTGGGTGCGCGCCACCCGGGACGCCATCTCCTCGTGCGGCTGCACGGACGGGTGCCCGGCGTGCGTGCAGTCGCCGAAGTGCGGCAACGGCAACTCCCCGCTGGACAAGACCGGTGCCCTGCGGGTGCTGTCGCTGCTCCTGCGGTGCGCGCCGCCGGGCCGGGACTGA
- a CDS encoding Rv3654c family TadE-like protein has translation MRCPSGGRPPRGCAAGPGGPDRGAGSVLGLALVAVLLTLTLAVVGVSRAVHARGTAQVAADLGALAAAQARHDPAGVSRDPCAVAAEVVAANGAEIVRCREVGGDVVVSTRVPLSDGTGLAARAVARAGPAD, from the coding sequence ATGCGGTGCCCGTCGGGGGGCCGCCCGCCCCGGGGGTGCGCGGCCGGACCCGGCGGACCCGACCGCGGCGCCGGGTCGGTGCTCGGGCTGGCGCTCGTGGCGGTGCTGCTCACCCTCACGCTGGCGGTCGTCGGCGTCTCCCGCGCCGTGCACGCGCGCGGGACCGCGCAGGTGGCGGCGGACCTGGGCGCGCTGGCGGCGGCGCAGGCCCGTCACGACCCGGCAGGCGTGTCCCGCGACCCGTGCGCCGTCGCCGCCGAGGTCGTCGCGGCGAACGGCGCGGAGATCGTGCGCTGCCGGGAGGTGGGAGGCGACGTGGTCGTCTCGACCCGGGTGCCGCTCTCGGACGGCACCGGGCTGGCGGCACGGGCGGTCGCGCGGGCCGGTCCGGCGGACTGA
- a CDS encoding TadE family type IV pilus minor pilin — protein MRPQQRPPAGGATCSRPPAGGRERGGVTAELALVLPGVVLLLVVLLTAASAAVTQVRVADAARAGARAAALGETRTAVGDVTHQLAGDGARVRVSESGGYVVVEVSRDLAGPLALAGLVASSSSRALPEPGR, from the coding sequence ATGAGACCGCAGCAACGTCCGCCGGCGGGCGGGGCCACGTGCTCCCGCCCGCCGGCAGGCGGCCGGGAACGTGGCGGCGTCACCGCCGAGCTGGCACTCGTCCTGCCCGGGGTCGTCCTCCTCCTCGTGGTGCTGCTGACCGCCGCAAGCGCCGCGGTCACCCAGGTGCGCGTGGCGGACGCGGCACGGGCCGGCGCGCGGGCCGCCGCGCTCGGGGAGACCCGGACCGCGGTGGGGGACGTCACCCACCAGCTTGCCGGCGACGGTGCTCGGGTGCGGGTGTCGGAGTCCGGCGGGTACGTCGTCGTGGAGGTCTCCCGAGACCTCGCCGGCCCGCTCGCGCTGGCCGGCCTCGTCGCCAGCTCGAGCTCGCGTGCGCTGCCGGAACCGGGGAGGTGA
- a CDS encoding DUF4244 domain-containing protein, which produces MSVRRRWGRVRVALTRRVSALRAAGEAGMATAEYAIGTVAAASLASILLWILKSDWVRELVSDLIRKALGLG; this is translated from the coding sequence ATGAGCGTTCGTCGGCGTTGGGGGAGGGTCCGGGTCGCGCTGACCCGGCGCGTGAGCGCGTTGCGCGCCGCCGGGGAGGCAGGCATGGCGACGGCCGAGTACGCGATCGGCACGGTGGCGGCCGCGTCGCTGGCCAGCATCCTGCTGTGGATCCTCAAGAGCGACTGGGTCCGCGAGCTCGTCTCGGACCTGATCCGCAAGGCGCTCGGGCTGGGATGA
- a CDS encoding type II secretion system F family protein, whose product MTTLALLLLAVVAALPWTVTDRSPAGAPRRRGQAPPPVPLGEVDVAVLLDLADAALGAGASVPGTLQALGRAIGDPRAPAGPAASPPAADPAPADEDRGAGAAMRRAGRALLLGATWTEAWADAPQVLAPLADALEPAWVDGAAPGPLLRQAAASVRSTRHREAQEAAARLGVRLVLPLGLCFLPAFVLLGLVPVVLAAGGAVLGG is encoded by the coding sequence ATGACGACGCTCGCGCTGCTCCTCCTCGCCGTCGTCGCGGCGCTGCCCTGGACGGTGACGGACCGCTCGCCGGCCGGAGCGCCCCGCCGTCGTGGGCAGGCACCGCCTCCGGTCCCGCTCGGCGAGGTCGACGTGGCCGTGCTGCTCGACCTCGCGGACGCCGCCCTCGGCGCCGGAGCCTCCGTGCCGGGCACGCTGCAGGCCCTCGGCCGTGCGATCGGCGACCCGCGGGCGCCGGCCGGCCCGGCAGCTTCGCCTCCGGCCGCGGACCCGGCCCCGGCGGACGAGGACCGCGGGGCCGGGGCGGCGATGCGCCGGGCCGGACGGGCGCTCCTGCTCGGGGCCACGTGGACCGAGGCCTGGGCGGACGCGCCGCAGGTCCTCGCACCGCTCGCCGACGCGCTCGAGCCCGCGTGGGTCGACGGCGCCGCTCCCGGGCCCCTCCTGCGTCAGGCCGCCGCGTCCGTGCGCTCCACCCGTCACCGGGAGGCCCAGGAGGCCGCGGCCCGGCTCGGCGTCCGGCTCGTGCTGCCGCTGGGCCTGTGCTTCCTGCCGGCGTTCGTCCTGCTCGGTCTCGTCCCGGTGGTGCTGGCCGCCGGCGGCGCCGTGCTCGGGGGATGA
- a CDS encoding TadA family conjugal transfer-associated ATPase, which translates to MSTPVAQVRDALVRGVPLAGALGAADAGLGAGGLLRLETEVRAHVRGAGPLQRFLDDPAVTDVLVNGGDGVWVDRGGGLERAEADDLLTDPATVRALATRLAAACGQRLDDASPVVDGTLPDGTRLHAVLPPLSASGTLISLRTHRTRVLTPDELVAGGTVPAELMPVLRALVDRRANVLVSGATGSGKTTLLAAMLSLVGHGERIVCIEESAELRPDHPHVVHLQVRRANVQHVGEVPLAELVRAAMRMRPDRIVLGECRGAEVRDVLGALNTGHDGGWATVHANTSADVPARLVALGALAGMTGPTMTAQAVSALDAVLHVRRDDDGVRRLAEVGILERAGDELACRPALTVDVAGTVTRGPAWARLADRLGLDGAGGGGRGRHAAGP; encoded by the coding sequence GTGAGCACCCCGGTGGCGCAGGTCCGTGACGCCCTGGTGCGCGGGGTGCCGCTCGCGGGGGCGCTCGGCGCCGCCGACGCGGGCCTCGGCGCGGGCGGCCTGCTGCGGCTGGAGACCGAGGTGCGCGCCCACGTGCGGGGCGCCGGGCCGCTGCAGCGGTTCCTCGACGACCCGGCCGTGACCGACGTGCTCGTCAACGGCGGCGACGGCGTGTGGGTGGACCGCGGCGGCGGGCTGGAGCGCGCCGAGGCCGACGACCTCCTGACCGACCCCGCCACCGTCCGGGCGCTGGCCACCCGGCTGGCCGCGGCGTGCGGTCAGCGGCTCGACGACGCCAGCCCCGTGGTGGACGGGACGCTGCCCGACGGCACGCGCCTGCACGCGGTGCTGCCGCCTCTCTCGGCGAGCGGCACCCTCATCTCTCTGCGCACCCACCGCACCCGGGTGCTCACGCCGGACGAGCTCGTCGCCGGCGGCACGGTGCCCGCGGAGCTCATGCCGGTGCTGCGGGCACTGGTCGACCGGCGCGCCAACGTTCTCGTCTCGGGGGCGACCGGGTCGGGCAAGACCACGCTCCTGGCGGCGATGCTCTCCCTCGTCGGGCACGGCGAACGGATCGTGTGCATCGAGGAGTCCGCCGAGCTGCGCCCCGACCACCCGCACGTGGTGCACCTGCAGGTGCGGCGGGCGAACGTCCAGCACGTCGGGGAGGTGCCCCTCGCCGAGCTGGTGCGGGCGGCGATGCGCATGCGGCCGGACAGGATCGTGCTGGGAGAGTGCCGCGGCGCCGAGGTGCGCGACGTCCTCGGTGCCCTCAACACCGGGCACGACGGCGGATGGGCGACCGTGCACGCCAACACCTCCGCCGACGTGCCGGCACGGCTGGTCGCCCTCGGTGCCCTGGCGGGCATGACGGGTCCGACGATGACGGCGCAGGCCGTCAGCGCCCTCGACGCGGTGCTCCACGTGCGCCGGGACGACGACGGCGTCCGTCGCCTCGCGGAGGTCGGGATCCTGGAGCGGGCGGGTGACGAGCTCGCCTGCCGGCCCGCCCTCACCGTGGACGTGGCCGGCACCGTCACGCGAGGGCCGGCATGGGCCCGGCTCGCGGACCGGCTCGGCCTGGACGGGGCGGGCGGCGGCGGGCGGGGCCGGCACGCCGCGGGCCCGTGA
- the ssd gene encoding septum site-determining protein Ssd yields MTTTTTETAVALRSDDAALAERVRRLTDLAGVGLTVVPTDRVLPDAPVVLDGSVPGGLAVRVDPGRTVAADVRLPGAVVLPGDEAALLDVLVTAATPHRARTIGVVGAHGGAGASALAAVLARACVAAGAATALVDLDPAGGGLDVLLGLEFDPGRRWADVLEERGALLPERLALALPTWHLVRVLSGDRRGGAGADDLVVRSAVRALGQGHDVVVLDLPRQVLAPGAAQEVWLDRCSDVVLVSTGGVRAGAAAIAAAPLQQAGCTVHLVVRSAPAEAGEIAEAAGLPLAAVLREERHLAADVERGARPGDRRRGPLMATARALVERLGLGQ; encoded by the coding sequence ATGACGACGACGACGACCGAGACGGCCGTCGCCCTGCGCAGCGACGACGCCGCCCTCGCCGAACGGGTCAGGCGCCTGACCGACCTGGCCGGGGTGGGGCTGACGGTGGTGCCGACCGACCGTGTGCTCCCGGATGCGCCGGTGGTCCTCGACGGTTCCGTCCCGGGCGGGCTGGCGGTCCGGGTGGACCCCGGACGGACCGTGGCCGCGGACGTCCGGCTGCCGGGCGCCGTCGTGCTCCCGGGCGACGAGGCCGCGCTGCTCGACGTGCTCGTCACGGCCGCGACCCCGCACCGGGCGCGGACGATCGGGGTGGTGGGCGCCCACGGCGGGGCGGGCGCGTCGGCGCTCGCGGCGGTGCTCGCGAGGGCGTGCGTCGCGGCGGGTGCGGCCACGGCGCTGGTGGACCTCGACCCGGCCGGTGGCGGGCTGGACGTGCTGCTCGGCCTGGAGTTCGACCCCGGGCGCCGGTGGGCGGACGTGCTGGAGGAGCGCGGGGCGCTGCTCCCGGAGCGGCTCGCCCTCGCCCTGCCGACGTGGCACCTGGTCCGGGTGCTCTCGGGAGACCGGCGCGGTGGCGCCGGCGCCGACGACCTCGTGGTGCGCTCGGCCGTCCGCGCCCTCGGCCAGGGGCACGACGTCGTCGTCCTGGACCTGCCGCGCCAGGTGCTCGCGCCGGGCGCCGCCCAGGAGGTCTGGCTCGACCGGTGCAGCGACGTCGTCCTCGTCAGCACCGGCGGGGTGCGGGCGGGCGCGGCGGCCATCGCCGCCGCCCCGCTCCAGCAGGCCGGCTGCACGGTCCACCTCGTCGTCCGGTCCGCGCCGGCCGAGGCCGGCGAGATCGCCGAGGCGGCCGGGCTCCCGCTGGCGGCGGTGCTGCGGGAGGAACGGCACCTCGCGGCGGACGTCGAGCGCGGAGCGAGGCCCGGGGACCGGCGGCGCGGCCCCCTCATGGCGACGGCGCGCGCCCTCGTCGAGCGGCTGGGGCTGGGGCAGTGA
- a CDS encoding HAD family hydrolase yields MPTEGRPAARTAAFFDLDKTVLARSSSLALGRPLLAAGLLTRADVARSASAQLGYALLAADHRRSERVREQLSRVVDGWEVARLQAVVEKAVERFVEPYVYLEAIDLVARHHDEGSDVVIVSASSEDLVAPIARLVGADHVVASRMEVVDGRYTGQIDYYAYGPAKAAAVRELAADRGYDLSRCWAYSDSVTDLPMLEAVGRPVAVNPDRALLRLARERGWEVRRFVRPVPLLPGRDVSLGLLALCVAAGLTGWWLRRRGRPPHRPGRLRGRRGRHAPPSPPGRPPPRR; encoded by the coding sequence ATGCCGACCGAGGGGCGTCCCGCCGCACGCACCGCCGCCTTCTTCGACCTCGACAAGACCGTCCTCGCCAGGTCGTCCTCGCTGGCGCTGGGCCGCCCGCTGCTCGCCGCCGGTCTGCTGACCCGGGCCGACGTCGCCCGGTCCGCGTCGGCGCAGCTGGGCTACGCCCTGCTCGCCGCGGACCACCGCCGCAGCGAGCGGGTGCGCGAGCAGCTCTCCCGGGTCGTCGACGGCTGGGAGGTCGCCCGTCTGCAGGCGGTGGTCGAGAAGGCGGTCGAGCGGTTCGTCGAGCCGTACGTCTACCTCGAGGCGATCGACCTCGTCGCCCGCCACCACGACGAGGGCAGCGACGTGGTCATCGTCTCCGCCTCGAGCGAGGACCTGGTCGCACCGATCGCACGCCTCGTCGGGGCCGACCATGTGGTGGCGTCACGGATGGAGGTGGTCGACGGCCGCTACACCGGGCAGATCGACTACTACGCGTACGGCCCCGCCAAGGCGGCGGCGGTCCGGGAGCTGGCGGCCGACCGCGGCTACGACCTGTCCCGGTGCTGGGCCTACTCCGACTCGGTGACCGACCTGCCGATGCTGGAGGCGGTGGGCCGTCCGGTCGCCGTCAACCCCGACCGCGCCCTCCTCCGGCTCGCCCGCGAGCGCGGCTGGGAGGTGCGCCGCTTCGTCCGGCCGGTGCCGCTGCTGCCCGGCCGGGACGTCTCCCTCGGGCTGCTGGCGCTGTGCGTGGCGGCCGGGCTGACCGGCTGGTGGCTGCGGCGGCGCGGCCGCCCGCCGCACCGGCCCGGGCGGCTCAGAGGTCGACGCGGCCGGCACGCACCGCCGTCGCCACCCGGGCGCCCTCCTCCGCGCCGGTGA
- a CDS encoding cell filamentation protein Fic, with product MSTDVAAALDSLAHLDGVAEAADRAREATTRLRWHEGLRRRWREARAEAAVRSAVATVAPEGVRADAARLRGLVAAGETAQPAGAGASAGGAEEALVLAAWRAQVHVGQMLGELGGRGRPPLVPSGELLAGLHRDLTAHLAGAGVLPPDAVGRPRTVDQPREGGPLDPPATLRGGASATPAPVGAELRARTAAVLAVLAADDTPALVRVGVVHGEIATLRPFVTANGLLARAVARLLAVRSGLEPTGVAVLDAHAAARPGAYREALAAYAGGTPAGVAHWLRFQAESVVTGAEEGARVATAVRAGRVDL from the coding sequence GTGAGTACCGACGTCGCCGCAGCCCTCGACTCCCTCGCGCACCTCGACGGCGTGGCGGAGGCGGCGGACCGCGCCCGCGAGGCGACGACCCGGCTGCGCTGGCACGAGGGTCTGCGACGCCGGTGGCGGGAGGCGCGTGCGGAGGCGGCGGTGCGCTCCGCCGTCGCGACCGTCGCCCCGGAGGGGGTGCGGGCGGACGCGGCCCGGCTGCGCGGACTGGTGGCCGCGGGCGAGACGGCGCAGCCGGCCGGCGCCGGGGCGAGCGCCGGCGGGGCCGAGGAGGCGCTGGTGCTGGCGGCGTGGCGCGCCCAGGTGCACGTGGGGCAGATGCTCGGCGAGCTCGGTGGTCGTGGCCGCCCGCCGCTCGTGCCGTCGGGAGAGCTGCTGGCCGGCCTGCACCGCGACCTCACCGCCCACCTCGCCGGGGCCGGCGTGCTGCCGCCGGACGCCGTCGGGCGGCCGCGCACGGTCGACCAGCCGCGCGAGGGCGGCCCGCTCGACCCGCCCGCCACCCTGCGGGGCGGTGCGAGCGCCACCCCGGCCCCGGTGGGGGCGGAGCTGCGTGCGCGGACGGCGGCGGTGCTGGCGGTGCTCGCCGCGGACGACACCCCCGCCCTGGTGCGCGTGGGAGTGGTGCACGGCGAGATCGCCACGCTCCGGCCCTTCGTCACGGCCAACGGCCTGCTCGCCCGGGCGGTGGCGCGCCTGCTCGCCGTGCGCAGCGGGCTGGAGCCGACCGGGGTCGCCGTCCTCGACGCCCACGCCGCGGCCCGGCCGGGCGCCTACCGGGAGGCGCTCGCGGCCTACGCCGGCGGCACCCCGGCCGGGGTGGCGCACTGGCTCCGGTTCCAGGCCGAGTCCGTGGTCACCGGCGCGGAGGAGGGCGCCCGGGTGGCGACGGCGGTGCGTGCCGGCCGCGTCGACCTCTGA
- the acs gene encoding acetate--CoA ligase, which translates to MSQQDATTTPQAAEADLENLLRETRAFPPSPEFAAQANATAEMYERAAADREGFWAEQARELLTWSKDFTEVLDFSGAPVARWFADGQLNATYNAVDRHVEAGLGDRVAIHFEGEPGDTRTITYADLKEQTSRAANALTELGVRTGDRVAIYLPMIPEAIVAMLACARIGAPHSVVFGGFSAEALHSRINDADARVVITADGGYRRGKPSALKPAVDEALAKGTPVEHVLVVERTGQEVAWTEGRDKKWADALAAASPEHTPVAVEAEHPLYILYTSGTTGKPKGILHTTGGYLTQSAFTHRNVFDLKPETDVYWCTADIGWVTGHSYVTYGPLVNGATQVIYEGTPDTPDKDRWWEIVEKYKVSILYTAPTAIRTCMKWGTEYPGRHDLSSLRVLGSVGEPINPEAWIWYRDNIGGGKTPVVDTWWQTETGAIMISPLPGVTAAKPGSAQTPLPGIAADVLNERGESVPDGGGGYLVLTEPWPSMLRGIWGDPQRFQDTYWSRFEGMYFAGDGAKKDEDGDIWLLGRVDDVMNVSGHRLSTTEIESALVSHPIVAEAAVVGAKDDTTGQAVVAFVILRSDAVERADEEGEGADVVAELRNHVAKEIGPIAKPRSILVVAELPKTRSGKIMRRLLKDIAEGREAGDVTTLADSSVMDQISRGMQR; encoded by the coding sequence ATGTCCCAGCAGGACGCCACCACCACACCCCAGGCCGCCGAGGCGGACCTCGAGAATCTTCTCCGCGAGACCCGGGCGTTCCCGCCGAGCCCCGAGTTCGCGGCGCAGGCCAACGCCACCGCCGAGATGTACGAGCGGGCGGCGGCGGACCGCGAGGGGTTCTGGGCGGAGCAGGCGCGTGAGCTGCTGACCTGGTCGAAGGACTTCACCGAGGTCCTCGACTTCTCGGGCGCCCCGGTCGCGCGCTGGTTCGCCGACGGCCAGCTCAACGCCACCTACAACGCGGTCGACCGGCACGTGGAGGCGGGCCTGGGCGACCGGGTGGCCATCCACTTCGAGGGTGAGCCGGGCGACACCCGCACGATCACCTACGCCGACCTGAAGGAGCAGACGTCCCGGGCGGCCAACGCCCTGACCGAGCTCGGCGTGCGGACCGGCGACCGCGTGGCCATCTACCTGCCGATGATCCCCGAGGCGATCGTCGCGATGCTGGCCTGCGCCCGGATCGGCGCCCCCCACTCCGTGGTCTTCGGCGGCTTCTCCGCCGAGGCGCTGCACAGCCGCATCAACGACGCCGACGCCCGCGTGGTCATCACGGCCGACGGCGGCTACCGCCGCGGCAAGCCCAGCGCGCTCAAGCCCGCCGTGGACGAGGCGCTGGCCAAGGGCACCCCCGTCGAGCACGTGCTCGTCGTCGAGCGCACCGGCCAGGAGGTCGCCTGGACCGAGGGCCGGGACAAGAAGTGGGCCGACGCGCTCGCGGCCGCCTCGCCGGAGCACACGCCCGTGGCCGTGGAGGCCGAGCACCCGCTGTACATCCTCTACACCTCCGGGACCACCGGGAAGCCGAAGGGCATCCTGCACACCACCGGCGGGTACCTCACCCAGTCCGCGTTCACGCACAGGAACGTCTTCGACCTCAAGCCGGAGACCGACGTGTACTGGTGCACCGCCGACATCGGCTGGGTCACCGGGCACAGCTACGTCACCTACGGGCCGCTGGTCAACGGGGCCACCCAGGTCATCTACGAGGGCACGCCCGACACCCCGGACAAGGACCGGTGGTGGGAGATCGTGGAGAAGTACAAGGTCTCCATCCTCTACACGGCGCCGACCGCGATCCGCACGTGCATGAAGTGGGGCACGGAGTACCCCGGCCGCCACGACCTGTCCTCCCTCCGGGTGCTGGGCTCCGTGGGCGAGCCGATCAACCCCGAGGCGTGGATCTGGTACCGCGACAACATCGGCGGCGGGAAGACCCCCGTGGTCGACACCTGGTGGCAGACCGAGACCGGCGCCATCATGATCTCCCCGCTGCCGGGCGTCACCGCCGCCAAGCCGGGCTCGGCCCAGACCCCGCTGCCCGGGATCGCCGCCGACGTCCTCAACGAGCGCGGGGAGTCCGTGCCGGACGGGGGCGGTGGGTACCTCGTGCTCACCGAGCCGTGGCCGTCGATGCTGCGCGGCATCTGGGGCGACCCGCAGCGCTTCCAGGACACCTACTGGTCGCGCTTCGAGGGCATGTACTTCGCCGGCGACGGCGCCAAGAAGGACGAGGACGGCGACATCTGGCTCCTCGGCCGCGTCGACGACGTCATGAACGTCTCCGGGCACCGCCTCTCGACGACGGAGATCGAGTCCGCGCTCGTCTCCCACCCGATCGTCGCCGAGGCGGCGGTGGTCGGCGCCAAGGACGACACCACCGGCCAGGCCGTCGTCGCGTTCGTCATCCTGCGCTCCGACGCCGTCGAGCGTGCCGACGAGGAGGGCGAGGGGGCCGACGTCGTCGCCGAGCTGCGCAACCACGTCGCCAAGGAGATCGGCCCGATCGCCAAGCCGCGCTCCATCCTGGTGGTCGCCGAGCTGCCCAAGACCCGCTCGGGCAAGATCATGCGCCGCCTGCTCAAGGACATCGCCGAGGGTCGCGAGGCCGGCGACGTCACCACGCTGGCCGACTCCTCCGTCATGGACCAGATCAGCCGCGGCATGCAGCGCTAG